Proteins from a single region of Bacteroidota bacterium:
- the coaBC gene encoding bifunctional phosphopantothenoylcysteine decarboxylase/phosphopantothenate--cysteine ligase CoaBC, which yields MLKGKKILLGVTGGIAAYKSAFLVRLLVKAGADVRVIMTQMAHEFITPLTLSTLSKHPVLTEFTKGKTGEWNNHVELGSWGNAMIIAPASANTISKMAEGRSDNLLLAVFLSARCPVFLAPAMDLDMYAHKLTQENILRLKNAGVKIIAPGKGELASGLSGEGRMAEPEEIVSVLEATMEKTNRLEGKKILVTAGPTFEAIDPVRFIGNHSSGKMGFAIAGELAARGADVVLITGPVSLQTENNKVKRINVNTAAEMMKKCLKEFPSCNGAIMAAAVADYRPAKISKKKIKKEEQKLDEIKLVETEDILASLGKLKKKKQVLAGFALETENAIANAKKKLKNKKLDMIIVNSLSEKGAGFGTDTNRISIIDKNGKTSNFDLKLKKEVASDIVDLFEKKLHG from the coding sequence ATGCTCAAAGGAAAAAAAATATTACTCGGTGTAACCGGTGGAATTGCCGCCTACAAATCGGCGTTTCTCGTGCGCCTGCTCGTGAAAGCGGGTGCAGATGTGCGCGTGATCATGACGCAGATGGCGCATGAATTCATAACACCGCTTACACTTTCCACACTTTCGAAACATCCTGTTCTCACTGAATTCACGAAAGGAAAAACCGGTGAATGGAATAATCACGTGGAGCTTGGTTCGTGGGGCAATGCGATGATCATTGCGCCCGCAAGTGCAAATACAATTTCCAAAATGGCGGAAGGAAGAAGCGATAATTTATTGCTCGCTGTTTTTCTTTCTGCACGCTGCCCTGTTTTTCTTGCGCCGGCCATGGATCTCGATATGTATGCACATAAACTGACGCAGGAAAATATTCTCCGCCTTAAAAATGCAGGAGTGAAAATAATTGCACCTGGAAAAGGTGAACTGGCAAGCGGCCTTTCGGGTGAAGGAAGAATGGCGGAACCGGAAGAGATCGTTTCTGTGCTTGAGGCAACGATGGAGAAAACAAACCGTCTTGAAGGTAAAAAGATACTCGTGACCGCCGGTCCTACATTTGAAGCGATCGATCCCGTACGTTTCATTGGCAATCATTCATCGGGAAAAATGGGATTTGCTATTGCAGGAGAACTTGCCGCTCGCGGTGCAGACGTTGTGCTCATCACCGGGCCTGTTTCACTGCAGACGGAAAATAATAAAGTGAAAAGAATAAATGTGAATACCGCGGCGGAGATGATGAAAAAGTGTTTGAAAGAATTTCCCTCCTGCAACGGGGCGATCATGGCGGCAGCTGTAGCCGATTATCGCCCGGCAAAAATTTCAAAAAAGAAAATAAAAAAAGAGGAACAGAAACTGGATGAAATAAAATTAGTAGAGACAGAAGACATCCTCGCTTCATTGGGAAAATTAAAAAAGAAAAAACAGGTGCTGGCAGGGTTCGCACTCGAAACGGAGAATGCCATTGCCAATGCAAAGAAAAAACTGAAGAACAAAAAACTCGATATGATCATCGTGAATTCGCTCAGCGAAAAAGGAGCCGGCTTCGGAACCGATACGAATCGCATTTCCATCATCGACAAAAATGGTAAAACAAGTAACTTTGATCTGAAGCTGAAAAAAGAAGTGGCTTCGGATATCGTAGATCTTTTCGAAAAAAAATTACACGGATGA
- a CDS encoding DNA-directed RNA polymerase subunit omega encodes MVDFKKTNAEFTTVTRDIRQIDAPTGNLYESVAILSKRANQISAELKEELNGKLNEFATHTDNLEEVFENREQIEISKFYERLPKPTQIATQEFLEGKVYHRNASKDAPEGN; translated from the coding sequence ATGGTAGATTTCAAAAAAACAAACGCAGAATTCACAACCGTTACACGCGACATCAGGCAGATTGATGCTCCAACCGGCAACCTGTATGAGAGTGTAGCTATTCTTTCCAAACGCGCCAACCAGATCAGCGCAGAACTGAAAGAAGAGCTCAATGGAAAACTTAATGAGTTCGCTACTCACACCGACAATCTCGAAGAAGTTTTCGAGAACCGCGAGCAGATCGAGATTTCTAAATTCTATGAGCGGCTTCCGAAACCCACGCAGATCGCAACACAGGAATTCCTCGAAGGAAAAGTTTATCACCGCAATGCATCGAAAGACGCACCGGAGGGAAACTGA
- a CDS encoding DUF433 domain-containing protein produces MNSLMSRISLNSEVCNGQPTIRNMRFTVSQMLELLAGGMTANEILADYSYIEQDDINACLLYASYMAKTKSVLPLAS; encoded by the coding sequence ATGAATTCGTTAATGTCACGCATCAGTTTGAACTCGGAAGTTTGCAACGGACAACCGACAATTCGCAATATGAGATTCACCGTATCTCAAATGCTCGAATTACTTGCTGGAGGAATGACTGCAAATGAAATTCTTGCAGATTATTCCTACATCGAGCAGGATGATATCAATGCTTGCCTGTTATATGCTTCTTATATGGCAAAGACTAAAAGTGTTCTTCCTTTAGCCAGCTAA
- a CDS encoding ABC transporter ATP-binding protein — translation MRSLGYLNKFFWRYRLRFFSGIIFISLSTFFITSSVDFLGRGLDFARTAMTHHFDRDKTFHVLFLYGAEIILYTLAYGFFLFLNRQTIIVMSRLIEYDMKNEIFAHYQDLDQSFYKQNNTGDLMNRISEDVSRVRMYIGPAVMYATTTIITVIITIYFMFSKDVRLSLFVLSPLPILAFSIYYVSNLINRKSLGVQRQLSLITTYAQETFSGIRVVKAFAREETMQQRFDTASADYRKLNMSLAKTESLFQPFMMVLIGASIILTIFVGGWQVIDGKATPGTINSFVLYVMRLTWPIASLGWVTSLVQRAAASQERINEFLKTKPGITNPSTAPLHLEGKIEFRNVSFEYEHSKTQALKNISFVIEPGESVAFIGRTGAGKSTIAHLLLRLFDVSNGKILIDDKDIREINLDELRDKTGYVPQEVFLFSETIADNIAFSAHDLNNSDTEKNEGQKPVIEKAARDAAVYSNIMEFPDGFNTMVGERGVTLSGGQQQRISIARAILKKPRILIFDDCLSAVDTETEDEILGNLSKIMKGRSTVIISHRVSSVRQCDKIIVLDQGKIIEQGDHDSLIEKKGIYAELYRKQVEELKEKN, via the coding sequence GTGCGATCATTAGGTTATCTGAATAAATTTTTCTGGCGCTACCGGTTGAGATTTTTTTCCGGGATAATTTTTATTTCTCTCTCCACATTTTTTATTACGAGCTCGGTTGATTTTCTCGGAAGGGGACTTGATTTTGCGAGGACCGCAATGACACATCACTTCGACAGGGATAAAACTTTTCACGTTCTTTTTTTATACGGCGCAGAAATAATCCTTTACACACTTGCTTACGGTTTTTTTCTTTTTCTCAACCGGCAAACGATCATTGTCATGTCGCGGCTCATTGAGTATGATATGAAGAATGAGATTTTTGCACATTACCAGGATCTCGATCAGTCATTTTACAAGCAGAATAATACCGGCGACCTGATGAACCGCATCAGTGAAGATGTGAGTCGCGTGCGCATGTACATAGGCCCGGCCGTGATGTATGCGACCACCACGATCATTACGGTGATCATCACGATCTATTTCATGTTTAGCAAAGATGTTCGTCTTTCACTCTTCGTACTTTCTCCGCTTCCGATTCTTGCTTTCTCGATCTATTATGTAAGCAACCTCATCAACCGAAAATCATTGGGTGTACAGCGGCAACTTTCACTCATTACCACTTATGCACAGGAAACATTTTCAGGGATACGGGTAGTTAAAGCATTTGCAAGGGAAGAAACCATGCAGCAACGATTCGATACTGCCTCTGCCGATTATCGAAAACTAAATATGTCGCTTGCAAAAACCGAATCTCTTTTTCAGCCGTTCATGATGGTGCTCATTGGTGCAAGTATCATTCTCACGATTTTTGTTGGAGGATGGCAGGTTATAGATGGAAAAGCAACTCCGGGAACTATTAATTCATTTGTACTTTACGTGATGCGCCTCACCTGGCCCATCGCTTCTCTCGGATGGGTAACATCTCTCGTGCAGCGCGCAGCAGCATCGCAGGAACGCATCAATGAATTTCTGAAAACGAAACCGGGCATTACCAATCCATCAACAGCGCCACTTCATCTCGAAGGAAAAATTGAATTCAGGAATGTTTCATTCGAATATGAACACAGTAAAACACAAGCACTGAAAAATATTTCATTCGTCATCGAGCCCGGAGAATCGGTCGCTTTCATTGGCAGAACCGGCGCCGGTAAATCGACGATCGCACATTTACTCTTGCGGCTTTTCGATGTTTCGAACGGAAAAATATTAATTGATGATAAAGATATCCGCGAAATAAACCTGGATGAGTTGCGTGATAAAACAGGATATGTGCCTCAGGAAGTTTTTCTTTTTTCTGAAACCATTGCCGACAATATTGCATTCAGCGCTCATGATCTGAACAATTCGGACACTGAAAAAAATGAGGGGCAGAAGCCGGTTATTGAAAAAGCTGCAAGGGACGCGGCCGTTTATTCCAATATCATGGAATTCCCTGATGGATTCAATACAATGGTGGGTGAACGTGGCGTAACATTATCCGGCGGACAACAGCAGCGTATTTCCATTGCAAGGGCAATCCTGAAAAAACCACGCATTCTCATATTTGACGATTGTCTTTCTGCTGTTGATACTGAAACAGAAGATGAGATACTGGGCAATCTTTCGAAAATAATGAAAGGAAGATCGACGGTCATTATCAGCCATCGCGTTTCGAGTGTGCGGCAATGCGATAAAATAATTGTTCTTGACCAGGGAAAGATCATTGAGCAGGGCGATCATGATTCGCTCATTGAGAAAAAAGGCATTTACGCCGAACTTTATCGAAAACAGGTTGAGGAATTGAAAGAGAAGAACTGA
- a CDS encoding DUF5615 family PIN-like protein yields the protein MKFIVDTQLPPSLSTFLKNRGHDCVHTTDFPEGQLMKDEQIRKLAFEQDRIIITKDSDFFDHFIVKGAPPKVLLIELGNVGNKTLLSVISANLDAIIQTYEKSSSSLIILQEKNLLAY from the coding sequence TTGAAATTCATTGTCGACACGCAACTTCCACCTTCCTTATCCACTTTTCTTAAGAATCGTGGGCACGACTGTGTTCACACCACTGACTTTCCCGAAGGTCAGCTAATGAAAGATGAGCAGATTCGCAAATTAGCATTTGAACAAGACCGAATAATCATCACGAAGGATTCAGATTTTTTTGATCATTTCATTGTCAAAGGAGCACCTCCAAAAGTTCTACTTATTGAACTTGGAAATGTTGGAAACAAAACACTCCTTTCTGTGATTAGCGCGAATCTCGATGCAATCATTCAGACATATGAAAAAAGTTCATCTTCGCTGATCATACTTCAGGAGAAAAATCTTCTCGCATATTAA
- a CDS encoding M28 family peptidase, protein MKKLLLPFIAIFLPAIFSAQTNFVCTTPVAEQIMLGNYNPAMYAPSVVIDQPSVISQGILANVSPDSLKSYILQLAAFKNRNTGSDTTASNFGIGAARRWAYGKFSQFSSANENRLIPSYLQFNLQICTMGQHREAFAVLPGSDTTDKHIMIIEGHMDSRCEGLCDSLCTAEGVEDNASGSALVLELARVMSKYYFHHTIVFIITIGEEQGLYGAEAFADYTQQKGILIKAVQNNDVIGGIICGQTSSPPSCPGLNDIDSVGVRLFSLGAYNSAHKQYSRYIKLEYKEMIRPSLTWGTDIRIMSPEDRTGRGGDHQPFRQHSYTAMRFTSANEHGDANVVDTAYHDRQHTTRDTLGVDTNSDLVIDSFFVDFRYLARNAVINGNAAAMAAMSPKSPDFILSTYDSNLVIHVTQQTQYQTYRVGVRTTTNDWDSVYTFSGTLIDTINVPPATMYYVSIASVDSLGIESIFSREYMTTPLGIEDYLKVMPGIELLQNHPNPFDEATYIQFNVNEIPAYKHASVKIISTDGKLVKEIPVQLQMGNNEVLYEHGYGATGIYFYSLVIDGKVIGTKEMVFAN, encoded by the coding sequence ATGAAAAAACTTCTCCTTCCGTTTATCGCAATATTTCTTCCGGCAATTTTTTCTGCACAAACCAATTTCGTTTGCACAACTCCGGTTGCGGAACAAATTATGCTCGGCAATTACAATCCGGCAATGTATGCACCATCAGTTGTCATCGATCAGCCGTCCGTAATCTCGCAGGGAATTCTTGCCAATGTTTCTCCCGATTCCTTGAAGAGTTATATTCTTCAACTCGCTGCTTTTAAAAACAGGAACACCGGATCAGATACAACAGCTTCTAATTTCGGAATCGGTGCCGCGCGCAGGTGGGCGTATGGAAAATTTTCGCAGTTCAGTTCTGCCAATGAAAATCGTTTAATCCCTTCCTATCTGCAATTCAACCTGCAGATCTGCACGATGGGCCAGCATCGTGAAGCGTTTGCTGTTCTTCCCGGATCAGATACGACAGACAAACACATTATGATCATCGAAGGGCACATGGATAGCCGCTGCGAAGGATTGTGCGATTCACTTTGCACGGCCGAGGGTGTGGAAGACAATGCGAGTGGGAGTGCGCTCGTGCTCGAACTCGCGCGTGTGATGAGCAAATATTATTTTCATCACACGATCGTTTTCATCATTACCATTGGAGAAGAACAAGGATTGTACGGCGCAGAAGCATTTGCCGATTACACACAACAAAAAGGAATTTTAATTAAAGCTGTTCAGAATAATGATGTGATCGGCGGAATTATCTGCGGGCAAACATCTTCTCCGCCAAGCTGTCCGGGATTGAATGACATCGATTCTGTTGGTGTTCGTTTATTTTCGCTCGGTGCTTACAATTCTGCGCACAAACAATATTCGCGTTACATAAAATTAGAATACAAAGAAATGATTCGTCCTTCATTGACATGGGGAACAGATATCCGCATCATGTCGCCCGAAGACAGGACGGGCAGAGGAGGAGATCATCAGCCATTCCGCCAGCATTCTTACACGGCCATGCGTTTCACTTCTGCGAATGAACACGGTGATGCAAATGTGGTGGATACTGCTTATCACGATCGGCAGCATACGACGCGGGATACGCTGGGTGTGGATACGAACAGTGATCTTGTCATTGATAGTTTTTTTGTTGACTTCCGTTATCTCGCAAGAAATGCAGTGATCAATGGAAATGCTGCGGCAATGGCGGCAATGAGCCCGAAGTCTCCCGATTTTATTCTTTCTACTTACGACAGCAATCTTGTCATTCACGTTACTCAGCAAACTCAATATCAAACTTATCGCGTGGGTGTGCGCACGACCACGAATGATTGGGATTCCGTTTACACATTTTCCGGAACGCTCATTGATACGATCAATGTTCCGCCGGCAACGATGTATTATGTAAGCATAGCATCGGTGGATTCACTGGGAATAGAAAGTATTTTTTCGCGCGAATACATGACAACTCCATTGGGAATCGAAGACTATTTAAAAGTAATGCCGGGGATTGAATTATTGCAGAATCATCCGAATCCATTCGATGAAGCGACGTACATCCAGTTCAATGTGAATGAAATTCCTGCTTACAAACATGCTTCAGTAAAAATTATTTCTACCGACGGAAAGCTGGTTAAGGAAATTCCCGTTCAGTTGCAGATGGGAAATAATGAAGTGTTGTATGAACATGGTTATGGTGCAACCGGAATTTATTTTTATTCGCTGGTCATAGATGGAAAAGTAATCGGGACGAAGGAGATGGTGTTTGCGAATTGA
- a CDS encoding hydroxymethylglutaryl-CoA lyase: MVPDSKLQLIECPRDAMQGIHEFIPTEKKIFYINSILKCGFDTVDFGSFVSPKAIPQLRDTEEVLSKLEPRNSKLLSIIANVRGAEDAVKFEQISYLGYPFSVSETFQLRNTNATIGQSLTRVEEIQQLCVKKNKKLVVYISMAFGNPYGDPWSAEVVIAWTKKLSAMGIEIIALADTIGVSNPENINYLFSNIIPEFPKLTIGAHLHTTPDSWKEKMEAAWKAGCKRFDSAIKGFGGCPMATDKLTGNMPTEKVLEFFTEKNINTGIEMKNFGAAMEEAGKVFSAE; the protein is encoded by the coding sequence ATGGTTCCTGATTCAAAACTTCAACTTATAGAATGCCCGCGTGATGCCATGCAGGGCATTCATGAATTTATTCCTACAGAAAAAAAAATTTTCTATATCAATTCCATTCTCAAATGCGGATTTGATACCGTTGACTTCGGAAGTTTTGTTTCGCCGAAAGCCATTCCGCAATTGCGCGACACCGAAGAAGTCCTTTCGAAACTCGAACCCCGAAACTCTAAACTGCTTTCTATTATTGCAAACGTACGTGGGGCAGAAGATGCAGTGAAGTTCGAACAGATATCTTACCTCGGTTACCCATTTTCTGTTTCAGAAACTTTTCAATTGAGAAATACCAATGCGACGATCGGGCAATCATTGACAAGAGTGGAGGAGATTCAGCAATTGTGTGTGAAGAAAAATAAAAAACTCGTCGTCTATATTTCTATGGCATTCGGAAATCCGTATGGCGATCCGTGGAGTGCAGAAGTTGTAATTGCGTGGACAAAAAAATTATCCGCAATGGGAATTGAGATCATTGCCTTGGCTGATACTATTGGCGTTTCAAATCCTGAAAACATAAATTATTTATTCTCGAATATCATTCCCGAATTTCCAAAACTCACCATAGGCGCGCACTTACACACTACGCCCGACTCGTGGAAAGAAAAAATGGAAGCAGCCTGGAAAGCAGGATGCAAACGTTTTGATTCTGCAATAAAAGGTTTTGGCGGTTGTCCAATGGCGACTGATAAACTCACCGGCAATATGCCAACGGAAAAAGTGCTGGAATTTTTTACTGAGAAAAATATTAATACAGGAATTGAAATGAAAAATTTCGGAGCGGCTATGGAAGAAGCAGGAAAAGTTTTTTCAGCGGAGTGA
- a CDS encoding OsmC family peroxiredoxin, producing MKRSATAVWLGTGKEGSGKLSTGSTTLSNAQYSYKSRFEDGVGTNPEELIAAAHAGCFSMKLAFVIGAAGFPPESIETFCENQLANGMIEFSHLVCKAKVPGISAEAFQKAAEEAKATCPVSKSLNMPITMEASLI from the coding sequence ATGAAAAGAAGTGCAACAGCCGTTTGGCTCGGAACCGGAAAAGAAGGAAGCGGAAAACTTTCTACCGGAAGTACTACACTCAGCAACGCGCAATATTCCTATAAATCACGATTTGAAGATGGTGTTGGAACAAATCCTGAAGAACTTATTGCAGCGGCACATGCAGGATGTTTCTCCATGAAACTCGCTTTCGTTATAGGCGCTGCAGGATTTCCTCCAGAATCGATCGAAACATTTTGCGAGAATCAACTGGCGAACGGCATGATCGAATTCTCTCATCTTGTTTGCAAAGCAAAAGTTCCGGGAATAAGTGCAGAAGCATTTCAGAAAGCGGCGGAAGAAGCAAAAGCAACTTGCCCGGTTTCGAAATCACTGAATATGCCGATCACGATGGAAGCTTCTTTGATCTGA
- the bamD gene encoding outer membrane protein assembly factor BamD, with product MKRGLFFFIFFLGTFLLACNDFNKLQKSTDLNLKYDKAVEYYDKKDYTKAQMLFDELYTVMRGTEKAQNTNYYLAYCDYYMQDYIMAGYLFRTYFRTYPTSEHAAECLYMSAYCHYEESPPYTLDQEDTYSAIEEFQYFIQMFPTDTARIHECNKLVDNLHKKLEKKAFFNAKQYYQIQDYRAAITSFNQFLHDYPDTHYREESVYLTVMSKYKLAENSVDAKKSERIADAINACNDFLATYQQSEWTGEVKSTLEKAQKLQKKVENDNKTNHTNN from the coding sequence ATGAAACGCGGACTTTTCTTCTTCATTTTCTTTCTCGGGACTTTTCTTCTCGCTTGCAATGATTTCAATAAATTACAGAAAAGCACCGACCTCAACCTTAAGTATGACAAGGCCGTGGAGTATTACGATAAAAAAGATTACACCAAGGCCCAGATGCTGTTCGATGAATTGTACACGGTGATGAGAGGAACGGAAAAAGCGCAGAATACAAATTACTACCTCGCTTATTGCGATTATTACATGCAGGATTACATTATGGCCGGTTATCTTTTCAGAACTTATTTCCGCACATATCCCACGAGCGAGCACGCGGCCGAGTGCCTGTACATGAGCGCGTATTGTCATTACGAGGAATCGCCACCGTACACGCTTGACCAGGAAGACACCTATTCTGCTATTGAGGAATTCCAGTATTTCATCCAGATGTTTCCGACCGATACTGCGAGAATTCACGAATGCAACAAACTCGTAGATAACCTGCATAAGAAGCTGGAGAAAAAAGCATTTTTCAATGCCAAGCAATATTACCAGATCCAGGATTATCGTGCGGCGATCACCTCATTCAATCAGTTCCTTCACGATTATCCTGATACACATTACCGCGAAGAAAGCGTTTACCTTACCGTGATGTCAAAATATAAATTGGCAGAGAACAGTGTCGATGCTAAAAAATCAGAGCGCATTGCTGATGCCATCAATGCCTGCAATGATTTTCTTGCCACTTACCAGCAGAGTGAATGGACAGGTGAAGTAAAATCAACTTTAGAGAAAGCACAGAAACTCCAGAAGAAAGTGGAGAACGATAATAAAACCAATCACACGAACAATTAA
- a CDS encoding DUF4835 family protein: MKRIIFLLLLFFSAITIRVSAQELNCQIQVLSPQIQGTTEKRIFDNLQKSLFEFMNNTKWTNDVFSPEEKILCNLVLTINEKVSTDEYKGTLQIQSSRPVFKSSYSSTLINHNDVDIQFKYVEFQPMEFSISQHLSNLTSIFAFYAYVIIATDYDSFSLDGGTPFWQKAQTIVSNAQQAPEKGWKSMDGNKDRYWIADNMLQSIYSPVRECIYKYHRLGFDIMYQDVNGGRAIVLEALLLLDKVNDQKPLSWAVQMFFNAKVDEIVKLFSGALPDEKTKVTTLLQKIDPAHGIQWQKITQAQ, translated from the coding sequence ATGAAACGAATCATTTTTTTACTCCTTCTCTTTTTCTCTGCAATTACAATCCGGGTAAGTGCGCAGGAATTGAATTGCCAGATACAGGTACTCTCACCACAGATACAGGGTACGACGGAAAAAAGAATTTTCGATAATCTCCAGAAATCATTATTCGAATTCATGAACAATACCAAATGGACGAATGATGTTTTTTCCCCGGAAGAAAAAATTCTCTGCAATCTTGTTCTCACCATCAATGAAAAAGTTTCTACCGACGAATACAAGGGAACATTACAGATCCAGTCTTCACGGCCGGTCTTCAAATCTTCTTATTCATCTACGCTCATCAATCACAACGACGTGGACATTCAATTCAAATACGTCGAATTTCAGCCGATGGAATTTTCCATCTCACAACATCTCAGTAATCTCACTTCCATTTTTGCTTTTTACGCTTATGTGATCATTGCTACCGATTACGATTCTTTTTCGCTCGACGGCGGAACTCCATTCTGGCAAAAAGCGCAGACCATTGTTTCCAATGCGCAGCAGGCGCCGGAGAAAGGATGGAAATCAATGGACGGGAATAAAGACCGTTACTGGATCGCTGATAATATGCTGCAATCGATCTACTCGCCCGTGCGCGAATGCATTTACAAATATCATCGCCTCGGTTTCGATATCATGTACCAGGATGTGAATGGAGGAAGAGCGATAGTGCTCGAAGCTTTGCTGTTGCTCGATAAAGTGAATGATCAGAAACCGCTTTCGTGGGCCGTACAGATGTTCTTCAATGCGAAAGTGGATGAGATCGTAAAACTTTTTTCCGGTGCCTTGCCCGACGAAAAAACAAAAGTCACCACGCTGTTGCAAAAGATAGATCCTGCACATGGAATCCAGTGGCAGAAGATCACTCAGGCACAATAA
- a CDS encoding PUR family DNA/RNA-binding protein → MNQDGNTDHRYNDQQEIFSRPVKAGKRTYFFDVKATKGNDYYLTITESKKRFGDDGRFHYEKHKLFLYKEDFEKFADGLMEVINFIRENNPGGPPQQHHNHNGHADHNNTEVNHNIDNSQAQNPVSNDVSFEDLGNR, encoded by the coding sequence ATGAACCAAGACGGAAACACGGACCATAGGTACAACGATCAACAGGAGATTTTTTCACGTCCTGTTAAGGCGGGCAAACGCACCTATTTCTTCGACGTAAAGGCGACGAAGGGCAACGATTACTACCTGACCATTACCGAGAGTAAAAAACGTTTCGGAGATGATGGGCGCTTCCATTATGAAAAGCATAAACTTTTTCTTTACAAAGAAGATTTTGAAAAATTCGCTGACGGACTCATGGAAGTGATCAACTTTATCCGTGAGAATAATCCGGGTGGGCCTCCACAACAGCATCACAACCATAACGGCCATGCTGATCATAATAACACGGAGGTGAATCACAACATTGATAATTCGCAGGCCCAGAATCCTGTGAGCAATGATGTGAGCTTTGAAGATCTCGGTAACAGATGA
- a CDS encoding quinone-dependent dihydroorotate dehydrogenase, with translation MYKFFLRPFFFLFDPEKIHHFVFTSIKFCFCIPGVPAIFRAFYNFKDPRLEVKLFGMTFPNPVGLAAGFDKDAKLFDELGQLGFGFIEIGTVTPLAQEGNPKPRMFRLKKDEGLINRMGFNNEGAAAAAARLKKRKTKIVIGGNIGKNKLTPNENAGDDYEKCFEELFPVVDFFVVNVSSPNTPGLRELQEKGPLKELLMRLKKLNSVKPKQKAILLKIAPDLTNEQLDDIIEIVRETKIDGVVATNTTISREGLQTPNSKLETIGAGGLSGKPLGKRSTEVIKYLSEKSNKAFPIIGVGGINSAEDAIEKLEAGASLVQVYTGFIYQGPGIAKKICKEIVRRKGN, from the coding sequence ATGTATAAATTTTTTCTCCGGCCTTTTTTCTTCCTCTTCGATCCGGAGAAAATTCACCACTTCGTTTTTACTTCCATTAAATTCTGTTTCTGCATTCCCGGAGTGCCGGCTATTTTCCGCGCTTTTTACAATTTCAAAGATCCGCGGCTCGAAGTAAAATTATTCGGAATGACTTTTCCGAATCCCGTTGGACTCGCTGCCGGATTTGACAAGGATGCAAAATTGTTTGATGAACTTGGCCAGCTTGGTTTTGGTTTTATTGAAATAGGAACGGTGACTCCGTTGGCACAGGAAGGAAATCCTAAGCCGAGAATGTTTCGTTTGAAAAAAGATGAGGGATTGATCAATAGAATGGGATTCAATAATGAAGGAGCTGCTGCTGCTGCTGCGCGATTGAAAAAAAGAAAAACAAAAATTGTCATTGGAGGAAATATCGGGAAGAATAAATTGACGCCGAATGAAAATGCAGGCGATGATTATGAAAAATGTTTTGAAGAGCTTTTTCCTGTTGTTGATTTTTTTGTGGTGAATGTAAGTTCGCCGAATACACCGGGTTTGCGTGAATTGCAGGAGAAAGGCCCGCTGAAAGAATTGTTGATGCGTTTGAAAAAACTTAATTCGGTAAAACCAAAACAAAAAGCAATTCTGCTGAAGATCGCGCCCGATCTTACGAATGAACAACTCGACGACATCATTGAAATTGTAAGAGAAACAAAAATTGATGGAGTAGTGGCAACGAACACAACAATCTCGCGCGAAGGACTCCAAACTCCAAACTCCAAACTCGAAACAATTGGAGCGGGTGGACTCAGCGGAAAACCATTGGGAAAAAGATCGACTGAAGTCATAAAATATCTTTCAGAGAAATCCAACAAAGCATTTCCGATCATAGGAGTTGGTGGAATTAATTCTGCGGAAGATGCGATCGAAAAATTAGAAGCGGGAGCGAGTCTCGTCCAGGTGTACACCGGATTTATTTACCAGGGGCCGGGAATTGCGAAGAAGATATGTAAGGAGATCGTTAGAAGAAAAGGAAATTAA